The window GTGGGGAGCCGACTACCTGATGAACCTGCACAAAGTCGAGGTCGTCGCCCGGTAGACGGGGGTCAGCGGTGGTCGGCTACCTCGGCAGGCGACTGGTTGATCTGTTGGCGGCCGTCCTCGGCGTGTCCACGATCGCCTTTCTGGCCCTGAGGCTCTCCGGAGACCCCGTGGCGCTGCTGATCACCGAGTACGCGACGGAGGCGGAGATCGCCCGCGTCCGGGCGCTGCTGGGGCTGGATCAGCCCCTGTGGGTGCAGTACGGCCGCTTCCTCTCCGACGTCCTGCGCGGGGAGTTCGGGGAGTCGTTGCGCTTCATCAAGCCCGCGGCGACGGTGGTCTGGGAGACGCTGCCCGCCACGATGACCCTGGCCGTTGCCGCCGTGGCCATCGCCACGGTCGTCGCGGTGCCCCTGGGCATCCTGGCCGCCGTGCGGAGAGGGACGGTGCTCGACGGCGCGGCCACGGTCCTGGCCACCCTCGGCCAGTCCATGCCCTACTTCTGGCTGGGCATCCTGCTCATTCTCGTCTTCGCCGTTCATCTGCGGGTGTTGCCGCCCTTCGGCAGCGGCACCTGGCGCCACCTCGTCCTGCCGGCGGTGACGCTGTCCATGACGCCGCTGGCGCGCACAATGCGGCTGGTCCGTTCCGGGATGGTGGAGGTCCTGGGCCAGGACTACATCCGCACGGCCTGGGCCAAGGGACTGGGCTGGCGGCGCGTCCTGTTCCGCCACGCCCTGCACAACGCCGCGATCCCGGTCGTCACCATCCTGGGGCTGGACTTCGGGACATTGCTGGGCGGCGCCGTGGTGACCGAGACGATCTTTGCCTGGCCGGGCGTGGGGCGGCTGATCGTGCAGGCCATCCAGAGCCGCGACTACCCGGTGGTGCAGGCCGCCGTCTTCTACCTGGCCCTGGTGTTCGTGCTGATCAACCTGCTCGTGGATGTCGTCTATGCGCACCTGGACCCGCGTATCAAATACCAGTGACCGGCCGGCGGAGGCTCCTCTGCCCGCCGAGGGACAGGGTGCGCTTCCGCCGGCGCGGCCGCGCCGGCGACTGCGCCGATACCCGGTGGCGGCGGCGGCGCTGGTCGCGCTGGCCGCCGTGGTCCTGGTCGCCGCCGGCGCGGACTGGGTCGCTCCCTACCCGCCGCTGAAGCAGGAGATCGCCGGCCGGCTCGCGCCGCCCTCCTGGCTGCCGGGAGGGCGCGCCGGGCACCTGTTCGGCACCGACCAGCTGGGCCGCGATATCCTCAGTCGCGTCATCTTCGGGGCGCGGATCTCGCTGACGGTCGCCGTCCTGGCCGTGGGTCTGGCGGCGTCGGTCGGCATCGTGCTGGGGGTGGTGTCCGGCTACTACGGAGGGTGGGCGGACCGCGTCCTGGCCCGTCTGGCCGACATCCAGCTGGCCTTTCCCACGATGCTGCTGGTCATCACGCTGATCGCCATGGTGGGGCCGAGTTTGGTCAACCTGATCGCGGCGCTGGGGATCGGCGGGTGGGCCTCCTACTTCCGCATGGCCCGGGCGCAGGTGTTGACGCTGCGGGAGACGGAGTATGTCCTGGCGGCGCGGTGCGTGGGGGTGCCGGACCTGGCCATCGCCTTCCGGCACGTCCTCCCCAATGCGCTGTCTCCGCTGATCGTGCTGGCCTCCTTCTCCATGGCGCAGGTGATCATCCTGGAGTCGGCGCTCAGCTTCCTGGGATTGGGCGTGCAGCCGCCCACCCCGACGTGGGGCGGCATGCTGAGCGACAGCCGCGACTATCTCTCCCTGGCCTGGTGGCTGGCGGCCTTTCCGGGGGCGGCGCTGACGGTGACCGTGCTGGCCATCAACGTCCTGGGGGACTGGCTGCGCGACATGCTGGATCCCCGCCTGGTGGTGTGACGATGCCCCGGCCGCCGCTCTCCCGCCAGCTCGTGGACGACCTGCGGCGCGAGATCCTGCGGGGACAGTTCGTCGCCGCGGGTCGGCTGCCGTCGGAGGCGGCCCTGGCCCGGCGCTACGATGTCAGCCGACCGACGGTGCGGGAAGCTCTGCAGGTGCTGGAGACCGAAGGACTGATCCGGCGTCGGCGTGGGCGCGGGACGTTCCTCACCTCCAGGCCGGCCGCCGTCACCGCGGGCATCGAGCGCCTGGAGAGCTTTACGGAGACGATCCGGCGCGCCGGGTTTGAGGCGAAGGACGAGGTGCTGGAGATCCGCCCGGTCCGCCTCTTGGCGGCCGTGGCCGGGATGCTGGGCCGGACGGCGGGGGCCGCGGGGATCCTGGTGCGCAGCCTCCGCTACGCCGACGGCATTCCGGTGATCTACTGCGAGGACATCATCCCCGGCGCGCTCGTCGGCGACCCTCGCCTGCTGGAGCGGAGACGGGAGCGGGAGTCGCTGCTGGACTTCTTCACCAACGACCTGCGCATCGAGGTCCGCTACGCCCTCCTCTCCGTGGCCGCCGTCCGACCGCCACGGGGTGTCCGCGCCGCGCTGGCCCTGGCGGGACGGGCGCCGCTGATCCTGCTGCGGGGCACCGCCTACGACGGCGCGGACCGACCGCTCTACGCCTCCTTCAATTACGTGCGCAGCGACCGGTACCAGTTCACGCTCGTCCGCCGGTGAGGGGCGGACCGGGGACGGGAGAGGACGCCCTCGGTTACTTGTTGAGCTTCGTGATCTTCGAGCCCTCGAGGGTCAGGTTGACCATCAACCCCTTCTGGCCGACGACGAAGCCCACAATGGGCTGGTTGATCTTCGCAGAGTCAACGGAGGCGTTGGCGCCGGCATCGACCAGGACGATCGAGCCGTCCACGCCGACCTGCCAGCCCTCGTTGGGGCCCCTGGCCTGGAAGCGGCGGAGGGCGTCGTCGGCCAGGAAGAGGATGATGATGTCCTTCTTCTGGAATCCGACCTGCAGGCCCACCGAGGCGGAGGCGAAACTGTAGTAGGCCACGCTGCGGCCGCCGACCCGCAGCACGCCTTCGCCGTACTCGCCGCCGATCCCGACGCCGACCTTGACGACGTCGGAAAAGATGAGGACGCCTCTGGCCCGCCTGAGGAGGTCGGAGGCGCCTCTGATCTGCTGCTGGAACCGCGCCAGGGCGGCGTCCGCGCCGGCGTTGATCTGCTCGACGGTCCTGGCCTGGGCGGGGCCTGTCAGAGCGAGGGCGGCGGCCAGCGACAGCGCCACCGCGGCAAGCCTTCGCGCTTTCTTCGGTCGACCCATGTGAGCCTCCGTGTTGCGTCGGCTCTAGAGTTCGGCCGGTGCGGGCGTTTTCCCCCAAAGAGGCGTTTTCCTCCGAAGACTCGAGGTGTCGGCGAAGCGCCCCGAGGGGCGCATAAGAGCAAGAAAATACGAACATTGTTGCGCAACTCCACCAACTTCCTTTATAGTACCGTTGCATCCAAACCGATTTTGTCGCATCTCCTGCGGGTGGTAGGCCAAAAGACGAACGTTTGCTGAGGGTAGCGGTTGCGCGCGCTGGTCGTCGGATCTGGGGGTAGGGAGCACGTTCTGGCCTGGAAGCTCACCCGGGACGAGGCCTCGTGCAACCTGCACGCCGCCCCCGGCAACCCCGGGATCGCCCTGCTGGGAACCTGTCACGCGGTCGCCGCCACCGACATCCCGGCCCTGGCGGCATTGGCCGAGGATCTCCGGGCGGATCTGACCGTCGTCGGACCCGAGGCGCCGCTGGCCGACGGGATCGTTGACGCCTTCCGGGCCCGGGGACTGCGTATCTTCGGTCCGACGCAGGCCGCCGCCCGGCTGGAGAGCAGCAAGGCGTTTACGAAGATCCTCCTGCGCGCCCGCCGGATTCCCACGGCAAACTTCCAGATCTTCACCACGCCGGTGGAGGCGCTGACCTACATCCGGCGCCAGAACCGCCCGCTGGTGGTGAAAGCCGACGGCCTCGCCGCGGGGAAGGGGGTCGTCGTGGCCGAGGATCCCCGCCAGGCGGAGCAGGCCGTCCTGGACCTCATGGTCCGGCGCGTGCACGGCGATGCGGGCCGCCGCATCGTGATCGAGGACCGTCTCGAGGGCCCGGAGGTGAGCGTGCTCGCCTTCGTCCACGGTCGCCGGGTCTACCCGCTGCTCCCCGCGCGCGACTACAAGCGCGCGCTCGACGGAGACCGCGGCCCCAACACCGGAGGAATGGGGGCCCTCGCGCCGGCGCGGGCGCCGCTGGCCGACCTGGCGCAGGTGGTGGACGAGATCCTCGAGCCGGTGGCCTCCGCGATGGTGGACGCGGGCTGCCCGTACACCGGCGTGCTGTACGCGGGCCTGATGCTCACCGCAGACGGCCCGCAGGTGCTGGAGTTCAACTGCCGCTTCGGCGATCCCGAGGCGCAGGTGATCCTGCCGCTGCTGGAGGGCCCCCTGGCCGAGGCGATGATCGCGACCATGGACGGAGGCGTTCCCGACCTCCGCTGGTGGGACGGCGCCGCGGTGTGCGTCGTCGCCGCCTCCGGTGGCTATCCGGGCTCCTTCGGGACCGGCTTTCCGATCCACGGTCTGGAGGCCGTCCCCCAGGACGTGCTCGTGTTCCACGCCGGCACCGCGGTCCGGGACGGCCGGATCGTCACCGCCGGCGGGCGGGTGCTCAATGTCGTCGGCACGGGGGCGTCGCTGGCACAGGCGCGGGCGAAGGCCTACGACG is drawn from Armatimonadota bacterium and contains these coding sequences:
- a CDS encoding ABC transporter permease — encoded protein: MRTWTRVSNTSDRPAEAPLPAEGQGALPPARPRRRLRRYPVAAAALVALAAVVLVAAGADWVAPYPPLKQEIAGRLAPPSWLPGGRAGHLFGTDQLGRDILSRVIFGARISLTVAVLAVGLAASVGIVLGVVSGYYGGWADRVLARLADIQLAFPTMLLVITLIAMVGPSLVNLIAALGIGGWASYFRMARAQVLTLRETEYVLAARCVGVPDLAIAFRHVLPNALSPLIVLASFSMAQVIILESALSFLGLGVQPPTPTWGGMLSDSRDYLSLAWWLAAFPGAALTVTVLAINVLGDWLRDMLDPRLVV
- the purD gene encoding phosphoribosylamine--glycine ligase, whose product is MRALVVGSGGREHVLAWKLTRDEASCNLHAAPGNPGIALLGTCHAVAATDIPALAALAEDLRADLTVVGPEAPLADGIVDAFRARGLRIFGPTQAAARLESSKAFTKILLRARRIPTANFQIFTTPVEALTYIRRQNRPLVVKADGLAAGKGVVVAEDPRQAEQAVLDLMVRRVHGDAGRRIVIEDRLEGPEVSVLAFVHGRRVYPLLPARDYKRALDGDRGPNTGGMGALAPARAPLADLAQVVDEILEPVASAMVDAGCPYTGVLYAGLMLTADGPQVLEFNCRFGDPEAQVILPLLEGPLAEAMIATMDGGVPDLRWWDGAAVCVVAASGGYPGSFGTGFPIHGLEAVPQDVLVFHAGTAVRDGRIVTAGGRVLNVVGTGASLAQARAKAYDGLARIAFDGMQFRTDIGAAVEPAREGVSV
- a CDS encoding GntR family transcriptional regulator — protein: MPRPPLSRQLVDDLRREILRGQFVAAGRLPSEAALARRYDVSRPTVREALQVLETEGLIRRRRGRGTFLTSRPAAVTAGIERLESFTETIRRAGFEAKDEVLEIRPVRLLAAVAGMLGRTAGAAGILVRSLRYADGIPVIYCEDIIPGALVGDPRLLERRRERESLLDFFTNDLRIEVRYALLSVAAVRPPRGVRAALALAGRAPLILLRGTAYDGADRPLYASFNYVRSDRYQFTLVRR
- a CDS encoding ABC transporter permease, which produces MVGYLGRRLVDLLAAVLGVSTIAFLALRLSGDPVALLITEYATEAEIARVRALLGLDQPLWVQYGRFLSDVLRGEFGESLRFIKPAATVVWETLPATMTLAVAAVAIATVVAVPLGILAAVRRGTVLDGAATVLATLGQSMPYFWLGILLILVFAVHLRVLPPFGSGTWRHLVLPAVTLSMTPLARTMRLVRSGMVEVLGQDYIRTAWAKGLGWRRVLFRHALHNAAIPVVTILGLDFGTLLGGAVVTETIFAWPGVGRLIVQAIQSRDYPVVQAAVFYLALVFVLINLLVDVVYAHLDPRIKYQ
- a CDS encoding YSC84-related protein, with protein sequence MGRPKKARRLAAVALSLAAALALTGPAQARTVEQINAGADAALARFQQQIRGASDLLRRARGVLIFSDVVKVGVGIGGEYGEGVLRVGGRSVAYYSFASASVGLQVGFQKKDIIILFLADDALRRFQARGPNEGWQVGVDGSIVLVDAGANASVDSAKINQPIVGFVVGQKGLMVNLTLEGSKITKLNK